In Juglans microcarpa x Juglans regia isolate MS1-56 chromosome 4S, Jm3101_v1.0, whole genome shotgun sequence, a single window of DNA contains:
- the LOC121263830 gene encoding protein RALF-like 33: MAGVFYSSAVFGICALVLVFSSSSSTVHAGGLSHHQLGLIPTGSSCKGTVAECLAGEEFELGSEISRRILATSSYISYGALQRNTVPCSRRGASYYNCQGGAQANPYSRGCSSITRCRS, translated from the coding sequence ATGGCTGGCGTCTTCTATTCTTCAGCTGTTTTTGGGATCTGTGCACTGGTCTTAGTTTTCAGCTCCTCATCATCCACCGTCCATGCAGGCGGGTTGTCTCACCACCAGCTGGGTTTAATACCGACCGGATCATCCTGCAAGGGAACCGTGGCTGAGTGCCTGGCCGGAGAGGAGTTTGAGCTGGGATCGGAGATCAGCCGGCGCATTCTGGCCACCAGCAGCTACATCAGCTACGGTGCGCTGCAGAGGAACACTGTGCCCTGCTCTCGACGCGGGGCCTCCTACTACAACTGTCAGGGTGGTGCTCAGGCCAACCCCTATAGCCGTGGCTGCAGCAGCATCACAAGATGCAGGagttga
- the LOC121261846 gene encoding heavy metal-associated isoprenylated plant protein 35-like, translating to MAKADAKTEAKEVAKDVPEGSPPEPLKYKTWVLKVSIHCEGCKRKVKKVLKNIEGVYTTDVDLKQQKVIVTGNLNPEILIKKLVKTGKHAELWPEKTGKKEKKNGKPKNKEKQSDQESSEESNHGDDKEKETVEVEDHQDPAKNCDGCEGGVATGKTGGQAKEPKPEVNVAFGNQTPAADKQGGGGSGGKKKKKKKKKGQKASNSNVDGAEHSGNAPPRTGSANSTGQGPILAPANSSPPLQHVYTRYPPANYSSPRQHLYDQDPQHYHVTPMNATSYSVAYPASTSYYTSPPSYDYLYILQGPPGCETRSEHPPADRDMCSLLRRTVSEIFSDENPNGCSII from the exons ATGGCAAAAGCAGACGCCAAGACCGAAGCTAAGGAAGTAGCTAAAGACGTACCGGAAGGAAGTCCTCCAGAACCTCTCAAATACAAG ACATGGGTCTTGAAAGTCTCAATCCACTGTGAAGGCtgcaaaagaaaagtaaaaaaggtTCTAAAAAACATTGAAG GGGTATATACGACAGACGTTGATTTGAAGCAACAAAAGGTCATTGTAACGGGGAATTTAAACCCAGAGATTTTGATCAAGAAATTGGTAAAGACAGGCAAACATGCAGAGCTTTGGCCTGAAAAAACTggcaaaaaagagaaaaagaacgGCAAACCCAAGAACAAAGAGAAACAAAGCGACCAAGAAAGCTCTGAGGAAAGTAACCATGGTGATGATAAGGAAAAAGAGACAGTTGAAGTTGAAGATCATCAAGACCCTGCGAAAAATTGTGACGGTTGTGAAGGCGGTGTTGCAACTGGTAAAACCGGTGGACAAGCGAAGGAGCCAAAGCCTGAGGTGAACGTAGCGTTCGGCAACCAGACACCGGCAGCTGATAAGCAGGGTGGTGGTGGCAGTGGaggcaaaaagaagaaaaagaagaaaaagaaggggcAAAAAGCGAGTAACAGCAACGTCGATGGGGCCGAACATTCAGGCAATGCCCCGCCACGCACAGGATCAGCAAATAGTACTGGTCAAGGTCCAATTCTAGCTCCAGCTAATAGCAGCCCTCCACTTCAGCATGTGTACACTCGATACCCACCAGCCAATTACAGCTCTCCACGTCAGCATTTGTATGATCAAGACCCACAACATTACCACGTAACTCCAATGAATGCAACGAGCTACAGTGTGGCATACCCTGCTAGCACATCATACTACACCTCACCACCATCGTATGACTATCTGTATATCCTCCAGGGTCCTCCAGGGTGCGAGACCAGGTCGGAGCATCCACCGGCGGATCGTGACATGTGTTCCTTGTTGCGCCGGACCGTCTCAGAGATATTCAGTGATGAAAATCCAAATGGGTGCTCAATCATATGA
- the LOC121263811 gene encoding formin-like protein 11 isoform X1 — MSVLLITLLERTQIMMKVKYFSSWFSLCLWLLCCEYCECCFLLHREEIFGAGRAERVQQQSYFGARAEDFSARRVQQLYLREENGDRIENRIQKVSGEDENGERGGLIVEKFRALLGLKSFHRRSPSHGGSEFVLLSPSPSPAIEAEAPTPAPVPVLHIHANPHPPARRSSSLAPHHRKSQKEHRDKDRVRTILVAVILSAVAAFLVCALVLIWVCKKRRKHRTKPTRIVSVYSKKGGIRGKIKKVSTQNSASKVSQNLGLDHFYLNSLGTDLEQQTFFLKQPSEAGNTSSCHSTPKFTLHAIQEPNQELKKVDSDNASSSSTREITSIHEDAESIKYESDGGNHSPGDKVIPIECHSSDDESFHSFCESFSSNIRLSNASAGSLSETSNTFCEQVSQNKASLANSLDIEMSLGTGDLSSTQDSTPPPCNPKQEKLTVEYSSDCQKGSEHPSAPPRPPPPPPPPPPPPMTCSPSYLSNIITSKASCSLELPNLSSPANLDSSSGTNRTPHRDFPSSPETHLKPSQSPSCIPPPPCPPPLWKGNINSARGLPPSSQLTPFTPLGKDGAPLPKLKPLHWDKVRAAPDRSMVWDKLRSSSFELDEEMIESLFGYNLQNPMKSDEAKSNTPSPSKHVLEPKRLQNITILSKALNVTAEQVCETLLQGKGLSLQQLEALVKMVPTKEEEAKLCSYKGDINELGSAEKFVIVILRIPFAFLRVEAMLYRETFEDEVVHLKNFFSVLEEACKELRSSRLFLKLLEAVLKTGNRMNIGTIRGGARAFKLDALLKLADVKGTDGKTTLLHFVVQEIIRSEGIRVSDSIMGRINQKNKTKTVEEREEDYRRMGLDLVSSLSTELYNVKKTATIDLDVLASSVSNLSDGMAKLQHLVYKDLSMDEQNGNFVSSIRSFLSYAEKNLKDLQGDEDRVLTHVKEITEYFHGNLSKDEANPLRIFVIVRDFLCMLDNVCKELRSSKAPRSPNPLAPFL; from the exons ATGTCTGTCCTCCTGATCACTTTGTTGGAACGTACACAAATTATGATGAAAGTGAAGTACTTTTCCTCTTGGTTCTCTCTTTGCTTATGGCTCTTATGCTGTGAATATTGTGAGTGTTGCTTTTTGCTCCACCGGGAAGAGATATTTGGAGCCGGAAGGGCCGAACGTGTGCAACAACAGTCCTATTTCGGTGCAAGAG CAGAAGACTTCAGTGCTCGCCGCGTACAACAGCTGTACCTCAGGGAAGAAAATGGAGATAGGATTGAAAACCGAATTCAGAAAGTTTCAGGAGAGGATGAAAATGGAGAGAGGGGAGGTTTGATAGTGGAAAAGTTTAGAGCTTTGCTTGGACTAAAGAGCTTCCACAGAAGAAGCCCATCACATGGTGGGTCTGAGTTTGTGCTGCTTTCACCCTCTCCATCACCCGCCATTGAAGCTGAAGCTCCAACTCCAGCTCCTGTTCCAGTGCTGCATATCCATGCAAATCCCCATCCTCCAGCACGGCGCTCGAGTTCACTTGCACCACATCACCGCAAGTCTCAAAAAGAGCATAGAGATAAAGACAGAGTTAGAACGATTCTTGTTGCAGTCATCTTGTCTGCAGTTGCTGCCTTTTTAGTTTGTGCTCTTGTGCTCATTTGGGTCTGCAAGAAGCGCAGAAAACATAGAACGAAACCCACAAGAATAGTGTCGGTTTACAGCAAAAAAGGAGGAATCAGAGGTAAAATAAAGAAAGTGAGTACCCAAAATTCAGCAAGCAAGGTGAGCCAAAATCTTGGCCTTGAccacttttatctcaattcattggGAACAGATTTAGAGCAGCAGACTTTTTTTCTTAAGCAACCTTCTGAAGCTGGAAACACTTCATCATGTCATAGCACACCTAAATTTACATTGCATGCGATTCAAGAGCCAAACCAAGAACTGAAAAAGGTGGATTCTGATAATGCTAGTAGCTCTTCCACAAGGGAAATTACATCTATTCATGAGGATGCAGAGTCAATCAAATATGAATCAGATGGTGGTAATCATTCACCTGGTGACAAAGTTATTCCAATTGAATGTCATTCATCTGATGATGAATCTTTCCATTCATTTTGTGAATCATTTTCATCAAACATCCGGCTTTCCAATGCTTCAGCTGGTAGTCTTAGTGAGACATCAAATACATTCTGTGAACAAGTGTCACAGAACAAAGCTTCTTTGGCAAACTCTTTAGACATAGAAATGTCTCTTGGTACCGGAGATCTTAGCTCCACACAAGATTCAACCCCACCTCCATGCAATCCCAAACAGGAAAAACTAACAGTTGAATATTCTTCAGATTGTCAAAAAGGCTCCGAGCACCCATCGGCACCACCACggcctccacctccacctccgcCCCCTCCACCACCACCTATGACATGTTCTCCTTCATACTTATCAAATATAATTACATCTAAAGCTTCATGCTCTTTAGAATTGCCAAATCTGTCATCTCCTGCAAATTTAGATTCTTCATCAGGAACAAATAGAACTCCACACAGAGACTTCCCTTCTTCTCCTGAAACCCACCTTAAACCATCACAATCACCATCTTGTATTCCTCCACCACCATGTCCACCTCCACTTTGGAAAGGCAATATTAACTCTGCAAGAGGCCTGCCTCCATCATCTCAATTGACTCCGTTTACTCCATTGGGCAAAGACGGAGCTCCGTTACCAAAATTGAAGCCACTCCACTGGGACAAGGTTAGAGCTGCTCCGGATCGTTCTATGGTGTGGGATAAGCTCCGGTCAAGTTCATTTGA gttGGACGAGGAAATGATTGAATCACTTTTTGGATACAACCTACAAAATCCAATGAAGAGCGATGAAGCAAAGAGCAATACTCCCTCTCCAAGCAAGCATGTTCTTGAGCCAAAGAGACTACAGAATATCACTATACTCTCAAAAGCCTTGAATGTGACCGCTGAGCAAGTATGTGAAACTCTATTACAAG GGAAGGGATTGAGTTTACAACAACTGGAGGCACTGGTGAAGATGGTACCGACCAAGGAAGAAGAGGCTAAACTCTGTAGCTATAAGGGAGATATTAATGAACTGGGGTCTGCAGAGAAGTTTGTTATAGTAATTCTAAGGATACCATTTGCCTTTCTACGAGTTGAAGCTATGCTTTACAGAGAAACTTTTGAAGATGAGGTAGTCCATCTGAAGAACTTCTTTTCGGTGCTAGAG GAGGCCTGCAAGGAGCTCAGATCAAGCAGGCTTTTCTTAAAGCTGCTCGAAGCCGTGCTCAAAACAGGCAACCGTATGAATATTGGAACGATCAGAGGAGGTGCCAGAGCATTTAAGCTTGATGCCCTCCTTAAACTTGCTGATGTGAAAGGAACAGATGGGAAAACTACCTTGCTCCACTTTGTCGTCCAAGAAATAATCCGGTCAGAAGGTATTAGAGTTTCAGATAGCATTATGGGGAGGatcaaccaaaaaaacaaaacgaaaaCCGTtgaagagagggaagaagattACAGAAGAATGGGCCTTGATCTTGTTTCTAGTCTAAGTACTGAACTCTACAACGTGAAAAAGACAGCTACAATTGATTTGGATGTTCTTGCAAGCTCTGTCTCGAATTTATCTGATGGAATGGCTAAACTGCAACATCTAGTGTACAAGGACTTGTCTATGGATGAACAAAATGGTAACTTTGTAAGCTCCATAAGATCCTTCCTGAGTTATGCAGAGAAAAATCTGAAAGACTTGCAGGGAGATGAAGATAGGGTCCTAACACATGTCAAAGAAATTACCGAGTACTTTCATGGAAACTTGAGCAAAGACGAAGCCAACCCACTTCGAATATTTGTGATCGTGAGAGACTTTTTGTGCATGTTAGACAATGTTTGCAAAGAGCTTAGAAGCTCGAAAGCTCCACGCAGTCCGAATCCTCTGGCACCATTCCTGTAG
- the LOC121263811 gene encoding formin-like protein 11 isoform X2, with translation MSVLLITLLERTQIMMKVKYFSSWFSLCLWLLCCEYCECCFLLHREEIFGAGRAERVQQQSYFGAREDFSARRVQQLYLREENGDRIENRIQKVSGEDENGERGGLIVEKFRALLGLKSFHRRSPSHGGSEFVLLSPSPSPAIEAEAPTPAPVPVLHIHANPHPPARRSSSLAPHHRKSQKEHRDKDRVRTILVAVILSAVAAFLVCALVLIWVCKKRRKHRTKPTRIVSVYSKKGGIRGKIKKVSTQNSASKVSQNLGLDHFYLNSLGTDLEQQTFFLKQPSEAGNTSSCHSTPKFTLHAIQEPNQELKKVDSDNASSSSTREITSIHEDAESIKYESDGGNHSPGDKVIPIECHSSDDESFHSFCESFSSNIRLSNASAGSLSETSNTFCEQVSQNKASLANSLDIEMSLGTGDLSSTQDSTPPPCNPKQEKLTVEYSSDCQKGSEHPSAPPRPPPPPPPPPPPPMTCSPSYLSNIITSKASCSLELPNLSSPANLDSSSGTNRTPHRDFPSSPETHLKPSQSPSCIPPPPCPPPLWKGNINSARGLPPSSQLTPFTPLGKDGAPLPKLKPLHWDKVRAAPDRSMVWDKLRSSSFELDEEMIESLFGYNLQNPMKSDEAKSNTPSPSKHVLEPKRLQNITILSKALNVTAEQVCETLLQGKGLSLQQLEALVKMVPTKEEEAKLCSYKGDINELGSAEKFVIVILRIPFAFLRVEAMLYRETFEDEVVHLKNFFSVLEEACKELRSSRLFLKLLEAVLKTGNRMNIGTIRGGARAFKLDALLKLADVKGTDGKTTLLHFVVQEIIRSEGIRVSDSIMGRINQKNKTKTVEEREEDYRRMGLDLVSSLSTELYNVKKTATIDLDVLASSVSNLSDGMAKLQHLVYKDLSMDEQNGNFVSSIRSFLSYAEKNLKDLQGDEDRVLTHVKEITEYFHGNLSKDEANPLRIFVIVRDFLCMLDNVCKELRSSKAPRSPNPLAPFL, from the exons ATGTCTGTCCTCCTGATCACTTTGTTGGAACGTACACAAATTATGATGAAAGTGAAGTACTTTTCCTCTTGGTTCTCTCTTTGCTTATGGCTCTTATGCTGTGAATATTGTGAGTGTTGCTTTTTGCTCCACCGGGAAGAGATATTTGGAGCCGGAAGGGCCGAACGTGTGCAACAACAGTCCTATTTCGGTGCAAGAG AAGACTTCAGTGCTCGCCGCGTACAACAGCTGTACCTCAGGGAAGAAAATGGAGATAGGATTGAAAACCGAATTCAGAAAGTTTCAGGAGAGGATGAAAATGGAGAGAGGGGAGGTTTGATAGTGGAAAAGTTTAGAGCTTTGCTTGGACTAAAGAGCTTCCACAGAAGAAGCCCATCACATGGTGGGTCTGAGTTTGTGCTGCTTTCACCCTCTCCATCACCCGCCATTGAAGCTGAAGCTCCAACTCCAGCTCCTGTTCCAGTGCTGCATATCCATGCAAATCCCCATCCTCCAGCACGGCGCTCGAGTTCACTTGCACCACATCACCGCAAGTCTCAAAAAGAGCATAGAGATAAAGACAGAGTTAGAACGATTCTTGTTGCAGTCATCTTGTCTGCAGTTGCTGCCTTTTTAGTTTGTGCTCTTGTGCTCATTTGGGTCTGCAAGAAGCGCAGAAAACATAGAACGAAACCCACAAGAATAGTGTCGGTTTACAGCAAAAAAGGAGGAATCAGAGGTAAAATAAAGAAAGTGAGTACCCAAAATTCAGCAAGCAAGGTGAGCCAAAATCTTGGCCTTGAccacttttatctcaattcattggGAACAGATTTAGAGCAGCAGACTTTTTTTCTTAAGCAACCTTCTGAAGCTGGAAACACTTCATCATGTCATAGCACACCTAAATTTACATTGCATGCGATTCAAGAGCCAAACCAAGAACTGAAAAAGGTGGATTCTGATAATGCTAGTAGCTCTTCCACAAGGGAAATTACATCTATTCATGAGGATGCAGAGTCAATCAAATATGAATCAGATGGTGGTAATCATTCACCTGGTGACAAAGTTATTCCAATTGAATGTCATTCATCTGATGATGAATCTTTCCATTCATTTTGTGAATCATTTTCATCAAACATCCGGCTTTCCAATGCTTCAGCTGGTAGTCTTAGTGAGACATCAAATACATTCTGTGAACAAGTGTCACAGAACAAAGCTTCTTTGGCAAACTCTTTAGACATAGAAATGTCTCTTGGTACCGGAGATCTTAGCTCCACACAAGATTCAACCCCACCTCCATGCAATCCCAAACAGGAAAAACTAACAGTTGAATATTCTTCAGATTGTCAAAAAGGCTCCGAGCACCCATCGGCACCACCACggcctccacctccacctccgcCCCCTCCACCACCACCTATGACATGTTCTCCTTCATACTTATCAAATATAATTACATCTAAAGCTTCATGCTCTTTAGAATTGCCAAATCTGTCATCTCCTGCAAATTTAGATTCTTCATCAGGAACAAATAGAACTCCACACAGAGACTTCCCTTCTTCTCCTGAAACCCACCTTAAACCATCACAATCACCATCTTGTATTCCTCCACCACCATGTCCACCTCCACTTTGGAAAGGCAATATTAACTCTGCAAGAGGCCTGCCTCCATCATCTCAATTGACTCCGTTTACTCCATTGGGCAAAGACGGAGCTCCGTTACCAAAATTGAAGCCACTCCACTGGGACAAGGTTAGAGCTGCTCCGGATCGTTCTATGGTGTGGGATAAGCTCCGGTCAAGTTCATTTGA gttGGACGAGGAAATGATTGAATCACTTTTTGGATACAACCTACAAAATCCAATGAAGAGCGATGAAGCAAAGAGCAATACTCCCTCTCCAAGCAAGCATGTTCTTGAGCCAAAGAGACTACAGAATATCACTATACTCTCAAAAGCCTTGAATGTGACCGCTGAGCAAGTATGTGAAACTCTATTACAAG GGAAGGGATTGAGTTTACAACAACTGGAGGCACTGGTGAAGATGGTACCGACCAAGGAAGAAGAGGCTAAACTCTGTAGCTATAAGGGAGATATTAATGAACTGGGGTCTGCAGAGAAGTTTGTTATAGTAATTCTAAGGATACCATTTGCCTTTCTACGAGTTGAAGCTATGCTTTACAGAGAAACTTTTGAAGATGAGGTAGTCCATCTGAAGAACTTCTTTTCGGTGCTAGAG GAGGCCTGCAAGGAGCTCAGATCAAGCAGGCTTTTCTTAAAGCTGCTCGAAGCCGTGCTCAAAACAGGCAACCGTATGAATATTGGAACGATCAGAGGAGGTGCCAGAGCATTTAAGCTTGATGCCCTCCTTAAACTTGCTGATGTGAAAGGAACAGATGGGAAAACTACCTTGCTCCACTTTGTCGTCCAAGAAATAATCCGGTCAGAAGGTATTAGAGTTTCAGATAGCATTATGGGGAGGatcaaccaaaaaaacaaaacgaaaaCCGTtgaagagagggaagaagattACAGAAGAATGGGCCTTGATCTTGTTTCTAGTCTAAGTACTGAACTCTACAACGTGAAAAAGACAGCTACAATTGATTTGGATGTTCTTGCAAGCTCTGTCTCGAATTTATCTGATGGAATGGCTAAACTGCAACATCTAGTGTACAAGGACTTGTCTATGGATGAACAAAATGGTAACTTTGTAAGCTCCATAAGATCCTTCCTGAGTTATGCAGAGAAAAATCTGAAAGACTTGCAGGGAGATGAAGATAGGGTCCTAACACATGTCAAAGAAATTACCGAGTACTTTCATGGAAACTTGAGCAAAGACGAAGCCAACCCACTTCGAATATTTGTGATCGTGAGAGACTTTTTGTGCATGTTAGACAATGTTTGCAAAGAGCTTAGAAGCTCGAAAGCTCCACGCAGTCCGAATCCTCTGGCACCATTCCTGTAG